Proteins co-encoded in one Medicago truncatula cultivar Jemalong A17 chromosome 8, MtrunA17r5.0-ANR, whole genome shotgun sequence genomic window:
- the LOC120577321 gene encoding disease resistance protein RPV1 yields the protein MAKSSSSSSSTKPKQTHEVFLSFRGEDTRKTFTSHLNSALRRLDIKTYIDDNLERGDEISQALLKAIDEAKLYVIVFSKNYATSKWCLDEVVKILECRKNKGQIILPVFYEVDPFHVRHQLGSYAEAFVKHEQRFASTMNIVQKWRDALGEAANHSGWDCSINRTEAELVEEIAMDVLQKLNRVYVGDLDHQITKLEQLAQLQLQYYKSIDTYENQVSHEATVQRITELKMKRSIRMLRLTREMLSYMKDSEAYEKLF from the exons ATGGCAaaatcctcctcctcctcctcctctaccAAACCTAAACAAACACACGAGGTATTCCTTAGCTTCAGAGGCGAGGATACTCGTAAAACATTCACAAGCCATCTCAATAGTGCATTAAGAAGGTTAGATATCAAGACTTACATAGATGACAATTTAGAAAGAGGGGATGAAATATCACAAGCGCTTCTCAAGGCGATCGATGAAGCAAAACTTTATGTAATTGTTTTTTCGAAAAACTATGCAACTTCAAAATGGTGTTTGGATGAAGTTGTGAAGATACTCGAGTGTAGAAAAAACAAAGGGCAAATTATACTTCCAGTTTTCTATGAAGTTGATCCTTTCCATGTTCGACACCAATTAGGAAGTTATGCCGAGGCATTTGTTAAGCATGAGCAGCGTTTTGCAAGTACAATGAATATTGTGCAAAAATGGAGGGATGCTTTGGGAGAAGCAGCCAACCATTCAGGGTGGGATTGCTCCATCAacag AACAGAAGCTGAACTTGTTGAGGAAATTGCGATGGATGTGCTGCAAAAGTTGAATCGTGTTTATGTTGGTGACTTGGATCATCAAATTACTAAACTAGAGCAACTTGCACAACTTCAGCTTCAATATTATAAAAGCATAGATACTTACGAAAATCAAGTAAGTCATGAGGCAACGGTTCAACGCATAACTGAACTTAAGATGAAGAGAAGCATCCGCATGCTTCGTTTGACACGTGAGATGCTTTCATACATGAAAGATTCAGAAGCTTATGAAAAACTATTTTAG